The following coding sequences are from one Coleofasciculus sp. FACHB-1120 window:
- the kaiC gene encoding circadian clock protein KaiC has protein sequence MTKTNPIEQQTELAPLGVQKIRTMIEGFDDISHGGLPLGRTTLFSGTSGTGKTLFAVQFLYNGIAYFDEPGVFVTFEESPTDIIKNASSFGWNLQRLIDEGKLFILDASPDPEGQEVVGNFDLSALIERIQYAIRKYKAKRVSIDSVTAVFQQYDAASVVRREIFRLVARLKQIGVTTVMTTERLEEYGPVARFGVEEFVSDNVAIVRNVLEGERRRRTIEILKLRGTTHMKGEYPFTMTNNGINIFPLGAMRLTQRSSNIRVSSGVKTLDEMCGGGYFKDSIILATGATGTGKTLLVSKFLQVACTNNERAILFAYEESRAQLSRNAYSWGIDFEEMEQKGLLRILCTYPESAGLEDHLQMIKSEIAEFKPSRIAIDSLSALARGISNNAFRQFVIGVTGYAKQEEITGFFTNTTDHFMGSHSITDSHISTITDTILMLQYVEIRGEMSRAINVFKMRGSWHEKGIREYTISDAGAEIKDSFRNYERIISGSPTRIAVDEKSELSRIVRGMRENGDDTEI, from the coding sequence ATGACTAAAACTAATCCGATTGAGCAACAAACCGAGTTGGCTCCACTGGGAGTACAAAAAATCCGGACGATGATTGAAGGCTTCGATGATATTAGTCATGGAGGCTTACCTCTAGGGAGAACCACCTTGTTCAGTGGTACTTCTGGAACTGGCAAGACATTATTTGCCGTTCAATTTCTTTACAATGGAATTGCTTATTTTGATGAGCCTGGGGTATTTGTAACTTTTGAAGAATCGCCTACTGATATCATCAAAAATGCCTCTAGTTTTGGATGGAATTTGCAACGATTAATTGATGAAGGGAAGTTGTTTATTCTGGACGCTTCCCCCGATCCAGAAGGGCAGGAAGTGGTCGGAAATTTTGACCTTTCTGCTCTAATTGAGCGCATACAGTACGCCATTCGTAAATATAAAGCTAAGCGAGTTTCTATCGATTCTGTTACCGCTGTTTTTCAGCAATATGATGCCGCTTCCGTGGTGCGGAGAGAGATTTTTCGCTTGGTAGCCCGCCTCAAGCAAATTGGCGTTACTACAGTGATGACAACGGAACGGCTAGAAGAATATGGCCCGGTAGCGCGGTTTGGGGTAGAAGAGTTTGTTTCCGATAACGTGGCAATTGTCCGCAACGTTTTAGAAGGAGAACGCCGTCGCCGCACGATTGAAATTCTCAAACTTCGTGGCACTACTCACATGAAGGGGGAATATCCTTTCACGATGACCAATAATGGCATCAATATTTTCCCACTCGGAGCGATGCGGCTCACTCAGCGTTCTTCCAATATCCGCGTTTCTTCGGGTGTCAAAACCCTTGACGAAATGTGTGGGGGTGGATATTTTAAAGATTCTATCATTCTAGCAACAGGTGCCACAGGTACCGGCAAAACGCTTTTAGTTAGCAAATTTTTGCAAGTTGCCTGCACAAACAACGAACGTGCAATTTTATTTGCTTACGAAGAATCTCGTGCCCAACTATCTCGTAACGCCTACTCTTGGGGCATAGATTTTGAGGAGATGGAACAAAAAGGATTGCTGCGAATCCTTTGCACCTATCCAGAGTCGGCTGGATTAGAAGACCACTTGCAGATGATTAAGTCAGAAATTGCTGAATTCAAGCCGTCTCGCATTGCCATTGATTCGCTTTCGGCATTAGCCCGAGGCATCAGCAATAACGCCTTCCGACAGTTTGTAATTGGTGTCACAGGTTATGCCAAGCAAGAGGAAATCACTGGCTTTTTTACCAATACTACAGATCACTTCATGGGTTCCCACTCGATTACGGATTCCCATATTTCCACGATTACAGACACGATTTTGATGCTGCAATATGTGGAAATTCGCGGTGAAATGTCCCGCGCTATCAATGTCTTTAAGATGCGGGGTTCATGGCATGAAAAAGGTATCCGCGAGTACACGATTAGTGACGCGGGAGCTGAAATTAAGGATTCGTTCCGCAATTACGAACGAATTATCAGTGGTTCTCCGACTCGGATTGCGGTTGACGAAAAGAGCGAACTCTCCCGAATTGTCAGAGGCATGAGGGAAAACGGCGACGATACCGAAATCTAA
- the kaiB gene encoding circadian clock protein KaiB, giving the protein MSALKKTYVLKLYVAGNTSNSVRALTTLKNILEHEFQGVYALKVIDVLKNPQLAEEDKILATPTLAKVLPPPVRKIIGDLSDREKVLVGLDILYEELTEAEADL; this is encoded by the coding sequence ATGAGTGCGCTAAAGAAAACTTATGTTCTCAAGCTCTACGTTGCTGGAAATACTAGCAATTCTGTACGAGCTTTGACAACACTCAAAAATATCCTTGAACACGAATTTCAAGGTGTCTACGCTCTCAAAGTGATCGATGTTCTCAAAAATCCGCAACTGGCAGAGGAAGATAAAATTTTAGCTACGCCGACCTTAGCGAAAGTATTACCACCTCCAGTCCGCAAAATTATCGGGGATCTTTCAGATCGGGAAAAGGTCTTGGTAGGGCTAGATATTCTCTACGAAGAACTCACTGAAGCCGAAGCGGATTTATAA
- a CDS encoding class I SAM-dependent methyltransferase — MPTFEKSQLQLNNFQLLDEIFFPTNHQTDARLNLKQIWEKVALQWEQTAASIETPREIWDNIPTGKHFDSILDLGCGYGRHAAYLSKQKEITCNQYYGIDISENMLRRMLTFNKAYNLFSSPNFALICMQMGELPFEDNSIEFIISSSVFLHLEKQQLTKNLAEIARVIKPGGVFIFEDLFYNRYCPANIRDNVLRKVRKSGATLADLKQYSLREINWLLKNSQLSQKCPEYTIKPHKSVMLAEQLRGVEISATPDIDREMNPSKFLKGLLASGYCVYSKG; from the coding sequence ATGCCGACCTTCGAGAAATCTCAACTTCAGTTAAACAATTTTCAACTGCTTGATGAGATATTTTTCCCCACAAACCATCAAACTGATGCCAGATTGAATCTTAAGCAAATCTGGGAGAAAGTTGCACTGCAATGGGAACAAACTGCTGCTTCTATAGAAACTCCTAGAGAAATTTGGGACAATATTCCGACAGGGAAACACTTCGATTCGATTCTGGATCTAGGATGTGGATATGGCAGGCATGCTGCCTATCTTTCAAAACAAAAAGAAATCACCTGCAATCAGTATTACGGAATAGATATTTCTGAAAATATGCTACGTCGGATGCTGACCTTTAATAAGGCATACAATTTATTCTCTTCACCGAATTTTGCTTTAATTTGTATGCAAATGGGTGAGTTGCCCTTTGAGGACAATTCAATAGAATTTATAATCTCAAGTAGTGTTTTTCTTCACCTAGAAAAGCAACAGCTCACTAAGAACCTGGCAGAAATTGCTCGTGTCATCAAGCCAGGGGGAGTTTTTATTTTCGAGGATTTATTTTACAACCGCTACTGTCCGGCAAATATCCGAGATAACGTTCTGAGAAAAGTGAGGAAATCTGGAGCCACTTTAGCCGATCTCAAGCAATACTCCTTGCGGGAAATCAACTGGCTACTGAAAAATTCCCAACTATCGCAAAAATGCCCTGAATATACGATAAAACCCCATAAATCTGTCATGCTAGCAGAACAACTAAGGGGAGTTGAGATTTCGGCTACGCCAGATATTGATCGGGAAATGAATCCTTCCAAATTTTTGAAAGGACTTTTGGCAAGTGGTTATTGCGTTTACTCGAAAGGCTAA